A single window of Salvia splendens isolate huo1 chromosome 8, SspV2, whole genome shotgun sequence DNA harbors:
- the LOC121744453 gene encoding putative calcium-transporting ATPase 11, plasma membrane-type — protein MDDYLKKNFDVEAKRPSEENLKRWRSAVWLVKNPRRRFRMVADLAKRAEAERKRRKIQEKIRIALYVQKAALYFIDAVDRTEKLKIPDDVKQAGFNISPDELSSLVRSHDLKRLDSHGGVDGISKKLSVSLENGLSPADIPARRNLFGENKFLEKPPRPLWMFVWDAMQDLTLIMLIVCSFISVAVGLATEGWPKGLYDGIGIILCILLVVAVTALSDYKQSLQFRDLDKEKRNVTVHVTRAANRQKVSIYDLVVGDVVNLSIGDQVPADGLFISGYSLYIDESSLSGESEPVQIEKGRPFLLSGTKVQEGSGRMVVTSVGMKTEWGRLMVTLSEGGDDETPLQVKLNGVATVIGKIGLVFAVLTFAVLTVRYLSVKVMDGEIASWSMLDVVNLLNFFAVAVTILVVAVPEGLPLAVTLSLAFAMKKLMNDRALIRHLSACETMGSASCICTDKTGTLTTNHMVVTKIWMGGEQRSVDAKKLENVVASEKEKQVLVDALFLNTAADVVRGKDGKSEILGSPTETALIEFGLLFHKDFRGLRQGWEILKVEPFNSVKKKMSVLVQSRGGGEGGGGKRAFVKGASEIIFGMCDKSVGKDGESLPISEEQRKMISGVIDGFACEALRTLCVGFRDMEQSCDELSIPEEGYTLVALVGIKDPLRPGVKEAVETCLNAGILVRMVTGDNINTAKAIAKECGILTSDGIAIEGAELRDKSGEEMKNVLPKLQVMARSLPLDKHKLVSMLRKEYQEVVAVTGDGTNDAPALHEADIGLAMGIAGTEVAKESADVVIMDDNFATILNVAKWGRSVYINIQKFVQFQLTVNIVALMTNFICACVSGSAPLTAVELLWVNMIMDTLGALALATEPPHDGLMKQPPVGRNAHIITRVMWRNIIGQSIYQLIVLGVLQFYGMEMLNLDSDATLRSLIFNTFVFCQVFNEINSRDVEQINIFRGILRSWIFIMIMVSTVGFQVVMVQGLCKFAGTVPLSGKLWAVSVLVGAVGLVVGALLKCIPVPTNKHHDGYEPLPSGPDLA, from the exons ATGGATGATTATTTGAAGAAAAACTTTGACGTAGAAGCCAAGAGGCCATCCGAAGAAAATCTCAAGAGATGGCGATCCGCTGTCTGGCTCGTCAAGAACCCTCGTCGCCGCTTCCGTatggtcgccgacctcgccaaGCGCGCCGAGGCTGAGCGCAAACGCCGCAAGATCCAG GAGAAAATACGAATAGCTTTGTACGTCCAAAAGGCAGCATTATATTTTATCGACG CCGTTGATCGAACCGAGAAGCTGAAAATCCCGGACGACGTAAAGCAAGCCGGATTCAACATCAGCCCGGACGAGCTCTCCTCCCTCGTCCGGTCCCACGACCTCAAGCGCCTGGACTCCCACGGCGGCGTGGACGGCATCTCCAAGAAGCTCTCCGTCTCCCTCGAAAACGGCCTCTCCCCGGCCGACATCCCCGCCCGCCGCAACCTCTTCGGCGAGAACAAATTCCTCGAAAAACCCCCCCGCCCCCTCTGGATGTTCGTCTGGGACGCCATGCAAGATCTCACCCTCATCATGCTCATCGTCTGCTCCTTCATCTCCGTCGCCGTCGGCCTCGCCACCGAGGGCTGGCCCAAGGGCCTGTACGACGGCATCGGCATCATCCTCTGCATCCTCCTCGTTGTCGCCGTCACCGCCCTCAGCGACTACAAGCAGTCCCTCCAGTTCCGCGATCTCGACAAGGAGAAACGCAACGTCACCGTCCACGTCACCAGAGCCGCTAACCGCCAGAAGGTCTCTATATACGACCTCGTCGTCGGCGACGTCGTCAATTTATCCATCGGAGACCAGGTCCCCGCCGACGGCCTTTTCATCTCCGGATACAGCTTATACATCGACGAGTCCAGCTTGTCAGGGGAGAGCGAGCCCGTGCAGATCGAGAAAGGGAGGCCGTTTCTCCTCTCCGGAACGAAGGTTCAGGAAGGTTCTGGAAGGATGGTAGTGACCTCCGTCGGGATGAAGACCGAATGGGGGAGGCTCATGGTGACTCTCAGCGAGGGCGGCGACGACGAGACTCCCCTGCAGGTGAAGCTCAACGGCGTCGCGACTGTGATTGGCAAAATCGGTCTGGTGTTCGCGGTTTTGACGTTCGCGGTGCTCACTGTGAGGTACCTGTCTGTGAAGGTCATGGACGGGGAGATTGCCAGCTGGTCTATGCTGGACGTTGTTAATTTGCTGAATTTTTTCGCAGTTGCGGTTACTATACTGGTGGTGGCGGTGCCGGAGGGACTGCCTTTAGCTGTCACGTTGAGTTTGGCTTTTGCGATGAAGAAGTTGATGAACGACCGGGCGCTGATCCGGCATCTGTCTGCTTGCGAGACGATGGGATCGGCCAGCTGTATCTGCACGGATAAGACAGGGACACTGACGACGAATCATATGGTGGTGACGAAGATCTGGATGGGTGGGGAACAGAGGAGTGTAGATGCGAAAAAGCTCGAAAACGTGGTTGCTTCGGAGAAAGAGAAGCAGGTTTTGGTTGATGCTCTGTTTCTCAACACTGCTGCGGATGTGGTGAGAGGGAAGGATGGGAAGAGTGAGATATTAGGGTCGCCGACCGAGACTGCGCTGATCGAATTCGGCCTTTTGTTTCACAAGGACTTCAGGGGGCTGAGGCAGGGATGGGAGATTTTGAAAGTCGAGCCGTTTAATTcggtgaagaagaagatgtcTGTGCTCGTGCAGAGCAGAGGCGGCGGCGAGGGAGGGGGAGGGAAGAGGGCTTTTGTCAAGGGCGCGTCGGAGATTATATTTGGGATGTGCGACAAGAGTGTCGGGAAGGATGGGGAGTCGTTGCCGATATCAGAGGAGCAGAGGAAGATGATAAGTGGGGTCATAGACGGTTTCGCCTGTGAGGCGCTGAGGACACTGTGTGTGGGGTTCAGGGATATGGAGCAGTCGTGTGATGAATTGAGTATTCCTGAGGAGGGGTACACGCTGGTGGCGCTGGTGGGGATCAAAGATCCGCTGCGTCCTGGGGTTAAAGAGGCGGTCGAGACGTGTTTGAATGCGGGGATCCTGGTGCGGATGGTGACCGGGGACAACATCAATACGGCCAAGGCTATTGCTAAGGAATGTGGGATTTTGACGAGTGATGGGATTGCAATTGAAGGGGCGGAGCTGAGAGATAAAAGTGGTGAGGAGATGAAAAATGTGCTGCCCAAACTGCAG GTGATGGCAAGATCTTTGCCTTTAGACAAGCATAAATTGGTGTCTATGCTAAGAAAGGAATACCAAGAAGTTGTTGCAGTGACAGGTGATGGTACCAATGATGCACCAGCTCTCCATGAGGCAGATATTGGGCTCGCAATGGGTATAGCAGGAACTGAG GTGGCAAAAGAGAGTGCCGATGTGGTGATAATGGATGATAACTTCGCAACCATATTGAATGTGGCAAAATGGGGTCGGTCGGTGTACATCAACATTCAGAAGTTTGTGCAATTCCAGCTGACGGTGAACATCGTGGCGCTGATGACAAACTTCATCTGCGCGTGCGTGTCAGGGTCGGCGCCACTGACGGCGGTGGAGCTGTTGTGGGTGAACATGATCATGGACACGCTGGGCGCGCTAGCGCTGGCAACAGAGCCACCACACGACGGATTGATGAAACAACCGCCCGTGGGAAGGAACGCGCACATCATCACGAGGGTTATGTGGAGAAACATCATTGGCCAGAGTATCTACCAGTTGATCGTGCTCGGTGTGCTCCAGTTTTATGGGATGGAAATGCTTAACCTCGATAGTGATGCCACTCTTAGGTCCTTGATCTTCAACACCTTTGTTTTCTGCCAG GTATTCAATGAAATAAACAGCCGGGATGTGGAGCAGATAAACATATTTCGAGGGATATTGAGGAGTTGGATATTCATAATGATAATGGTGTCGACGGTGGGATTCCAAGTAGTGATGGTGCAAGGGTTGTGTAAATTTGCGGGGACAGTGCCATTGAGCGGGAAGCTGTGGGCGGTGAGCGTGTTGGTGGGAGCGGTGGGGTTAGTGGTGGGAGCGCTCCTCAAATGCATCCCCGTTCCGACGAACAAGCATCACGATGGATACGAACCCTTGCCGTCTGGACCAGACCTCGCTTAG